DNA from Thermovirga sp.:
GGGGCCGAAGTCTTCGGTCCCCACCACGTCGAAGTGCCCGGTGAGGATCACGGTCTCTTCGACGGCTGGTTCGGCCTCCACGACGGCCATGACGGCCCCCCTTCCGAAGGAGTCCCCGGGGACAGGAATAAACCTGATATTGTCGGGATGGTCACGGAAATAATCTTTTCCCGAAAGCCAGGAATGGATGAACCTTCCGGCCTCGACTTCCCCAGCCGAACGGGTGACGCTGGGTATCCGGGCCAGGTCCAGGAGGAGTTCAAGTATGGCCTGCCTGGCATTCTCCATAATTGGTCCTCTCTTTCCTATTGGGGCGAAGGGATGGCCCAATAATACCACCCCTTCGAGGGAAGCTTGTTCATGTATACAGTGATACAATTGGATCCGCCGGTAAAAATTCGCG
Protein-coding regions in this window:
- a CDS encoding peptidase M20, which gives rise to MENARQAILELLLDLARIPSVTRSAGEVEAGRFIHSWLSGKDYFRDHPDNIRFIPVPGDSFGRGAVMAVVEAEPAVEETVILTGHFDVVGTEDFGP